A genomic segment from Rhodohalobacter sp. SW132 encodes:
- a CDS encoding addiction module protein produces MNTKQIISIISNLPFDQQVEIVDQILQTLHQPDPDVEQAWMDEVVSRAREIDSGEVEMIPGDQAMQRLRSFNLG; encoded by the coding sequence ATGAACACAAAACAGATCATATCCATCATCTCCAACTTACCATTTGATCAGCAGGTAGAGATCGTTGATCAGATATTGCAAACCCTTCACCAGCCAGATCCAGACGTAGAACAAGCATGGATGGATGAGGTCGTATCGAGGGCCAGAGAGATTGACTCTGGAGAAGTCGAAATGATACCCGGTGATCAGGCCATGCAACGCCTCAGATCCTTTAATCTGGGGTAA
- a CDS encoding addiction module protein, with the protein MNKDQIISIINDLPIDQRIEIADQILQSLHQVDPEIEKAWAKEARRRLDEFEEGKVKAIPGDQVFEQLREKYSK; encoded by the coding sequence ATGAATAAAGACCAGATCATTTCCATTATCAACGACTTGCCAATTGATCAGCGAATAGAAATTGCTGATCAAATTCTTCAATCTCTTCACCAGGTTGATCCCGAAATTGAAAAAGCCTGGGCTAAAGAAGCCCGGCGACGTCTGGATGAATTTGAGGAAGGTAAGGTAAAAGCAATTCCTGGTGATCAGGTATTCGAACAATTACGGGAAAAGTATTCTAAATGA
- a CDS encoding transposase, which yields MMKWRLKTKEGREFYARRKSTVEPFFGIIKHMMGFRQFLFRGLEKINGEWNLVQCAYNLKRMHVLAGE from the coding sequence ATGATGAAGTGGCGACTGAAGACGAAGGAAGGCCGGGAGTTTTACGCAAGGCGAAAATCTACGGTCGAGCCGTTCTTTGGAATTATAAAACACATGATGGGATTCCGTCAATTCCTTTTCAGAGGCCTGGAGAAGATCAATGGTGAGTGGAATCTGGTGCAATGCGCCTACAATTTGAAGAGAATGCATGTGTTGGCGGGAGAATAA